GGACCGGGTCGAAACCGCCCAGCAATGTCCTGCCGGCGAAGGCCTTTTTCCAGAACGCGCCGGGATTGGCATAGCCGCAGTAGGGGCAGGCAGGCTCATCTTTGCTGATCAGCCTCCGGCAATTCGGGCAGAGCATTGATTTTTTTTCGCTCATCCTTGATATCCTTACAGAAACCTCATAATCATCGGAATGGCTAAAAAGGTCCCGATCGAGGTGGTCAAATTTACAATGGCAACCAAAAGCAGCAGCCTGGTAATCCTGTTGTGGAAGAATCCCCGGACGGAGACAATGTCGTCCGGCAGCGCGAGAAAATCCTTAACCTGCGGCTTGCGAAACGTTGCTTCCACCAATCCCGCTACCCAGCCGGCAGCGATCAGCGGGTGGAGGGTTGTTATCGGGGCGGCAAGCGCCGAGGCGGCAATCGTCAGCGGGTGGGCCAGCATGACAAGGGCGCCCAAGCCGGCGAAAAAGGCGGTGATGGCTGACCACCAGCCGATCATTTTCAAGCTGGCGGCAGAGCCGGAATAGAAGAAGCCGGCAACGAAGATTCCCACAATGGCCAGCGAAAAAATCCAGCCGGCATATTTCCCCCAGACGCCCTTGTCCGGTACTTTATTCAACAATTCCAGATCGATCTCTTCTCCGAGATGCCTTGTTATCCCCGGTACGTGGCCGGCGCCGACAACCGCGACGATCCGGGCGCCCGGGGCATGGCTTATGGTGTGAGCCAGGTAGAGATCCCGCTCATCGATCAGGATTTCCTTGAGACGGGGGAGTTTTTCCCCGATTGTCTTGAGTGCGTATTCAAGCACGTCCTGCTGTTTGAGCTTTTCAATCTCCTCTTCGGTGATCTCTTCGTCGGAGAAAAAAGAGAGGATGAGATCGGGAATGAATTTCATTTTATTGCAGAATCCCATCATGCGCCAGGCGCGCAGCAGTGTAATCCGAATCTCCCGATCGGCAAGGATCAGTTCGGCGCCGTTTGTCTCCGCCCGGTCGATAGCCTTGAGCATCTCCGCGCCGGGGGTTATATGGAATTTCTGGGCGATTTTTTTTTGCATCGAGGCCATGATGAGCTGGGAAAGCAGGGCGCCGGAACGCTTCTCCCGAATGACCTTCAGAATGTCGGTATCCTGCCATTTGCTCCGCTGCCGGATCGCGTCGTAGCGGGGTTTGCAAAGCTCAACGCAGACGGTATCCGGCTTTTCCAGATCGATTGTCTGCTCAACCAGCTCAATGCTGTCGCGTGAAACGTGGGCCGTGCCGACAAGGATGATCTCCCGGTCTGCGAGTTTTATGTGACTGACATTTTGATGTTCCAAAGGGTTCGTATCTCCTTTTTTGTGGCCGCTCTTTAGCAATATTTATGTAGGTTGTAAAGGGAAAGCGTAGATTAATGTTCATAAATGGTTTACGGTTGACGGTTTCCGGTTATCAGTTACCAGTTACCAGTTACCAGTTACCGGTTTATGGTTGACAGTTTACGGTTGACAAAACATGATGAACTCGTCAAAAGTCAATTTTCCCCTCCCCTTGCGGGAGGGGATGAAGGGGATGGGGAAAGAACAGACGGAAATACAGTAACTTATCACCCCCACCCTAACCCTCCCCCATCAAGGGGGAGGGAAGTTGAGACTTTTGACGAGAGCATCAAACATAACTTCTTAGGTTGAATAAGAACCGGTAACCGTCAACCGTCAACCGGAAACTGTGAACCGGAAACTGTGAACCGGAAACTGTGAACCGGAAACCGTCAACCGTCAACCGTCAACCGTCAACCGTTCAGGGGGTGGATGTGAAGATTGGAGAAATAATCAGCGTAAAAATAGACGATGTCGCCTTTGGGGGCGACGGTGTTGCCCGGGTTGCTGATTTTGTTTACTTTGTTCCTTTTGCCGTCGATGGCGACGAAGTCGAAATCGAGATTACGGAGCTCAGAAAGCGCTTCGGAAAGGGGAGGATTGTCCGGATACTGAAACCATCTCCGCACCGTTTTGTCCCGCCCTGTTCCTATTATGGCCGCTGTGGCGGCTGCGCCATGCAGCACATAGAGTACCCGTATCAACTGGAACTGAAAAGACGGCAGATCGAGGAGGCGCTGAAAAGAAC
This DNA window, taken from Syntrophales bacterium, encodes the following:
- a CDS encoding TraB/GumN family protein; the encoded protein is MEHQNVSHIKLADREIILVGTAHVSRDSIELVEQTIDLEKPDTVCVELCKPRYDAIRQRSKWQDTDILKVIREKRSGALLSQLIMASMQKKIAQKFHITPGAEMLKAIDRAETNGAELILADREIRITLLRAWRMMGFCNKMKFIPDLILSFFSDEEITEEEIEKLKQQDVLEYALKTIGEKLPRLKEILIDERDLYLAHTISHAPGARIVAVVGAGHVPGITRHLGEEIDLELLNKVPDKGVWGKYAGWIFSLAIVGIFVAGFFYSGSAASLKMIGWWSAITAFFAGLGALVMLAHPLTIAASALAAPITTLHPLIAAGWVAGLVEATFRKPQVKDFLALPDDIVSVRGFFHNRITRLLLLVAIVNLTTSIGTFLAIPMIMRFL